One Roseimaritima multifibrata DNA window includes the following coding sequences:
- the ruvX gene encoding Holliday junction resolvase RuvX encodes MTTTEPFFPQSGRLAGIDYGTVRMGIAICDPGRILVSPLEILRRSPPEQETKYFRQLVQTERIEGFVVGLPIHCDGGESDKSRESRKFAIWLQETTERPVRLFDERFTTADATRRLQAGGMSRNRRKQRLDAVAAQIVLESFLEAARYFGDEKLPGQPIDAPDDGAAPLDDSDQ; translated from the coding sequence ATGACAACCACCGAGCCCTTTTTTCCGCAATCCGGGCGACTGGCAGGCATCGACTATGGCACCGTTCGGATGGGAATCGCCATTTGTGATCCTGGGCGTATTTTAGTCAGTCCATTGGAAATCTTACGTCGTAGCCCACCGGAGCAAGAAACAAAATATTTCCGACAACTGGTCCAAACCGAACGGATTGAAGGCTTCGTCGTCGGGTTGCCGATCCACTGCGATGGAGGCGAAAGCGACAAAAGCCGGGAAAGTCGCAAGTTTGCGATTTGGTTACAGGAAACCACCGAACGGCCGGTGCGGTTGTTCGATGAACGTTTTACCACGGCCGATGCGACACGACGTTTGCAAGCCGGGGGGATGTCGCGGAACCGCCGCAAACAACGCCTGGACGCCGTCGCCGCCCAAATCGTGCTGGAATCATTTCTCGAAGCGGCTAGGTATTTTGGGGACGAAAAACTGCCCGGCCAGCCAATCGATGCCCCCGATGATGGCGCCGCTCCACTGGATGACAGCGATCAATAA
- a CDS encoding HEAT repeat domain-containing protein translates to MSLLPLFLAFQTVMRFEWKNFRLTRCVQSLRWVGVAAVPFCFQFAAAADTLELTHGTSVAGNIRQFENDPRPYALVQLHDGLRIAIRKSDVRKTRDAELIAQYRQLAARAPDTVEGQYEMARWCTKNSLSDHSEFHMRRVIAIDPEHGPARESLDYVKRRDEWIPRKQWARERGLVRSAGRYQLPEDLAMQAESKEVDIKVKAWKRDIARWRMAYLRGGDKAGEALVALRAIDSPLAVPALGDELTNPRNQNQPHALRLLWIQLLGQFAMPAAVEPLVRVGVQENDPVIREAAYERLQNYGYQSAVRTYVPMLKSSNNAEVNQAGRALSFLPDPEIRFALVDALVTSHTTTKRPQHDTNVTLGQNGGAGGLSMGAKATSRTDHLRNPHVLSALREIAPEVDFQYDKDRWRQYFAQQLGSYQGDMRRDQ, encoded by the coding sequence GTGTCTCTTCTCCCCCTTTTCTTGGCGTTTCAAACAGTCATGCGATTTGAATGGAAGAATTTCAGATTGACTCGCTGCGTTCAAAGTTTGCGGTGGGTGGGCGTTGCTGCCGTCCCATTCTGCTTCCAGTTTGCAGCCGCTGCCGACACGCTTGAACTGACACACGGCACCAGTGTTGCAGGCAACATTCGTCAATTTGAGAACGATCCACGTCCCTATGCGTTGGTGCAGTTGCACGACGGGCTGCGGATCGCCATCCGAAAATCGGACGTTCGTAAAACCCGCGATGCCGAACTGATCGCGCAGTATCGCCAGCTTGCAGCCAGGGCTCCTGATACCGTCGAGGGCCAGTACGAGATGGCTCGATGGTGCACTAAAAACAGCCTGTCGGATCACTCTGAATTCCACATGCGACGCGTGATTGCAATCGACCCTGAACATGGTCCCGCTCGCGAATCTCTCGACTACGTTAAACGTCGTGATGAATGGATTCCCCGAAAGCAATGGGCACGCGAGAGAGGATTGGTCCGCAGTGCTGGCCGATACCAATTGCCCGAAGACCTTGCGATGCAGGCAGAATCCAAAGAAGTGGACATCAAGGTCAAGGCATGGAAACGTGACATCGCCCGCTGGCGTATGGCATACCTTCGCGGAGGCGACAAAGCGGGTGAAGCATTGGTGGCGCTGCGGGCCATCGATTCACCGTTGGCCGTTCCCGCACTCGGTGACGAATTGACCAATCCTCGCAACCAAAATCAACCGCATGCACTGCGGCTATTGTGGATTCAATTGCTGGGACAATTCGCAATGCCTGCTGCCGTCGAACCATTGGTCCGCGTCGGAGTCCAGGAAAACGATCCGGTGATCCGTGAAGCGGCGTACGAGCGATTGCAAAATTATGGCTACCAGTCGGCCGTACGGACCTACGTTCCGATGTTAAAAAGCTCGAATAACGCTGAAGTCAACCAAGCGGGACGCGCCCTGTCATTCCTTCCCGATCCCGAGATTCGGTTTGCCCTTGTCGACGCCCTGGTCACCTCCCACACGACCACCAAACGTCCGCAACACGACACGAATGTGACCTTGGGACAGAACGGGGGAGCCGGCGGCCTATCCATGGGCGCCAAGGCAACCTCTAGGACCGATCATTTGCGCAACCCGCATGTCCTCAGCGCCCTTCGTGAAATCGCTCCCGAAGTCGATTTCCAGTACGACAAAGATCGTTGGCGACAGTATTTCGCACAGCAACTTGGCAGCTACCAAGGGGATATGCGGCGCGATCAATAA
- a CDS encoding DUF5684 domain-containing protein, producing the protein MTLFQNCFIFAQSDAAIPSAAGAALLVFAVIGLLGLLLGLVAIAGLWKVFVKAGKPGWAALVPVYNAVVLLEIAQRPLWWLVLLLIPVVGPVVMILVAIDVAKAFNKGAGFGVGMAFLPFVFYPLLGFGAATHADALEPEMLASETPQKTRGTAATSQEFSEPDDANFQRKFVLFQAVPAWMVSMLVHVLLLLSLALMTIEVPEQVINVLSAAAGTEEGPEIEEYTIEPPSEDMEETEEEVSEEVVDTPEPMEEMEPIDMETPLEMVSMPVSLVDMASQMAPVADSLQTLSAKSTSELGSRSSAEVKKQMLRKYGGTDSSEAAVRMALEWLEKHQAVNGGWTFNHQLVCRDPQCNHSGTLDTGVNGATALALLPFLGAGQTQFDGEHKQTVQRGLAFLVANGKPGNKGGLPVVDYTEKGGSMYSHGLAAIVLCEAYAMTEDPRLAVAAQGALNFIMYAQDPRGGGWRYSPRQAGDTSATGWQIMALKSGYMGHLTVSPASIRGSSLFLDSVQSDYGSLYGYTEPSARAGGHRACNAVGLLCRMYLGWGKDHPGIQKGVANLAKTGVVKSDIYYDYYAAQVLRQHGGPEWDKFNTVLRDWLVAEQSDSGPTRGSWYLGNVGHGTEHGGRLYTTSMATMILEVYYRHMPLYSDSAAEEEFPL; encoded by the coding sequence ATGACCCTCTTCCAAAACTGTTTCATCTTTGCTCAATCCGATGCGGCGATTCCGTCGGCTGCCGGAGCTGCTCTGCTTGTTTTTGCGGTTATTGGACTGCTTGGATTGCTGTTGGGGCTGGTTGCAATCGCCGGCCTATGGAAGGTTTTCGTAAAAGCCGGCAAACCGGGCTGGGCGGCTTTAGTGCCCGTTTACAACGCGGTTGTCTTGTTGGAAATCGCCCAGCGCCCACTGTGGTGGTTGGTGTTGTTGTTGATCCCCGTGGTCGGTCCGGTTGTGATGATCCTTGTGGCGATCGACGTCGCCAAGGCGTTTAATAAAGGGGCTGGATTCGGAGTCGGTATGGCTTTCCTTCCCTTTGTTTTTTATCCCCTTCTGGGGTTTGGGGCCGCCACACACGCCGATGCGCTTGAACCGGAAATGCTCGCGTCAGAAACTCCACAAAAAACACGCGGTACGGCGGCGACAAGCCAGGAATTTAGCGAGCCGGACGACGCTAACTTCCAACGTAAATTTGTCCTCTTTCAGGCGGTCCCCGCTTGGATGGTCAGCATGCTCGTTCATGTTTTGCTGCTGCTATCTTTGGCGTTGATGACGATCGAAGTTCCTGAACAAGTGATCAACGTTCTCAGTGCGGCGGCCGGTACCGAAGAAGGGCCCGAAATCGAAGAATACACCATTGAACCTCCGTCGGAGGATATGGAAGAGACCGAAGAAGAGGTTAGCGAAGAGGTGGTCGACACCCCGGAACCGATGGAAGAGATGGAGCCGATCGATATGGAGACTCCTTTGGAAATGGTCTCCATGCCGGTTAGCTTGGTCGACATGGCCAGCCAGATGGCACCCGTCGCCGATTCGCTGCAAACACTCAGTGCGAAATCGACTAGCGAACTTGGCAGTCGCAGTAGTGCTGAAGTTAAGAAACAAATGCTGCGTAAGTACGGCGGTACGGATTCCAGTGAAGCGGCCGTTCGCATGGCCTTGGAATGGCTGGAAAAACACCAAGCAGTTAACGGTGGTTGGACCTTCAATCATCAACTGGTCTGCCGTGACCCGCAGTGTAATCATTCGGGGACGTTGGATACGGGCGTCAACGGCGCAACCGCCTTAGCCCTGCTTCCGTTTTTAGGAGCCGGGCAAACTCAGTTCGATGGCGAGCACAAGCAAACCGTTCAACGTGGTTTGGCTTTTTTGGTCGCCAATGGGAAACCTGGAAACAAGGGAGGCCTGCCGGTTGTTGATTACACCGAGAAAGGTGGATCGATGTACTCCCACGGGTTGGCGGCAATCGTCCTCTGCGAAGCCTACGCAATGACCGAAGATCCACGTTTGGCCGTCGCCGCTCAAGGGGCCCTGAATTTCATCATGTATGCTCAGGATCCTCGTGGAGGCGGGTGGCGGTATTCGCCGCGACAAGCCGGAGACACCTCCGCGACTGGATGGCAGATCATGGCTTTGAAGAGCGGTTACATGGGGCACCTGACGGTTTCGCCTGCTTCAATCCGCGGGTCGTCACTTTTCCTTGATTCGGTCCAGTCCGATTATGGTTCGCTGTACGGGTACACCGAACCATCGGCCAGGGCCGGAGGACACCGAGCGTGTAACGCCGTTGGCCTGCTTTGCCGAATGTATTTGGGCTGGGGCAAAGATCATCCTGGGATCCAGAAAGGGGTCGCGAATCTGGCGAAGACCGGAGTTGTGAAGAGCGATATCTATTACGACTACTATGCCGCTCAGGTGCTTCGGCAGCATGGTGGTCCCGAATGGGATAAATTCAATACCGTCTTGCGAGATTGGTTGGTTGCCGAGCAATCGGATTCGGGGCCCACTAGAGGAAGTTGGTACCTTGGGAATGTGGGGCACGGGACCGAACATGGCGGGCGACTTTATACGACTTCCATGGCGACGATGATTTTGGAAGTCTACTATCGACATATGCCTCTTTACTCCGACAGTGCCGCCGAAGAAGAGTTTCCGCTCTAA
- the aroB gene encoding 3-dehydroquinate synthase — protein sequence MPESRLPTPVQELKVPLTASPYSILVGTEWWEQVGETIHRTLPDMSHAFFVVDSEIRGQWGEPLVKQLRDVNIRVDLAEVPSGENSKSPEQLAGLWEQMRMDRADRQSVVIAVGGGVVGDLAGFAAATFNRGLRLVQVPTTLLSQVDSSVGGKTGINLPDAKNVVGAFWQPSLVVIDTVTLNTLPPRVLHSGLAEVAKYGVIADADFFAWLEKNASRLAKADPEALRHAIAVSCQTKADVVIADERETTGRRATLNYGHTFGHAIEATAGYWKFLHGEAISIGMRMAAHLACSRGLVDAAFVDRQNALLKQLQLPLSWDEADPQGMLQAMQNDKKVSHGKLRFVLPTEMGHVQMYQDIPDAQIIEAIEICQSDPS from the coding sequence ATGCCTGAATCGCGTCTTCCAACTCCGGTCCAAGAACTGAAGGTCCCTCTAACCGCCTCACCCTATTCTATTTTGGTCGGGACGGAATGGTGGGAACAGGTTGGCGAGACCATTCACCGCACGCTCCCTGATATGAGCCATGCATTTTTCGTCGTCGATTCCGAAATCCGAGGCCAGTGGGGAGAACCGCTGGTCAAGCAACTGCGGGACGTAAACATCCGAGTCGACCTGGCAGAAGTCCCCTCCGGCGAAAACAGCAAATCCCCAGAACAACTGGCAGGGCTTTGGGAGCAAATGCGAATGGATCGAGCCGACCGGCAATCGGTGGTCATCGCCGTTGGTGGCGGAGTCGTCGGAGACTTAGCAGGGTTTGCCGCAGCGACGTTCAATCGAGGCCTTCGCTTGGTCCAAGTCCCCACCACCCTTTTGTCTCAGGTCGACAGCAGTGTAGGCGGGAAAACAGGAATCAATCTTCCCGATGCCAAAAATGTCGTCGGAGCCTTCTGGCAACCCTCGCTGGTCGTTATCGACACGGTCACGCTGAACACCCTTCCGCCTCGAGTCCTCCACAGTGGGTTAGCGGAAGTTGCCAAGTACGGTGTGATCGCCGACGCTGACTTTTTTGCATGGCTGGAAAAGAACGCTTCGCGGCTGGCCAAAGCCGACCCAGAGGCACTGCGACACGCAATCGCAGTTAGCTGCCAAACCAAAGCCGACGTCGTGATCGCCGACGAACGCGAAACGACCGGACGCCGAGCCACATTGAATTACGGCCATACGTTCGGGCATGCAATCGAAGCGACCGCAGGTTATTGGAAATTTCTACACGGGGAAGCGATCTCCATCGGAATGCGAATGGCAGCCCATTTGGCCTGCAGCCGAGGCTTGGTCGACGCCGCCTTTGTCGACCGCCAAAACGCGCTTCTGAAACAGCTGCAATTGCCTCTCAGCTGGGACGAAGCCGACCCACAGGGGATGCTACAGGCCATGCAAAACGACAAGAAAGTCAGCCACGGCAAATTACGATTTGTGTTGCCGACTGAAATGGGCCACGTGCAAATGTATCAAGACATCCCCGACGCCCAAATTATCGAAGCGATCGAAATCTGCCAAAGCGACCCGAGCTAG
- a CDS encoding GspE/PulE family protein, translating to MSFDFDSLAPDSDQYAVELVDAILDQGWQQGASDIHLHPRSDSWEILFRIDGALVPIATVPKSSRTDPSARLMVLAGLPTYKVGQPLEGRIDLSIDARDMRVGLFPTLYGQRAVIRLFRAEAQLHELATLGLGEEVTSTLAALTTETEGAILLTGPAGSGKTTTLYACLRAIVGRPVRRSVLTIEDPPESVLAGVSQSQIDAASGMSLAAALRSAVRQDPEVLLVSEIRDPETAEAALQASLTGHLVFSSLHAPDTATAVQRLVQMGLPPYLIRSGVRALCSQRLLRKRCVECRDVPLIRSGENGLRECPECLGVGYHGRVAIAELMVLDGDDAVGNVVGALLEGTVPANQIGQAAADAGMVTLAQRAWQLVEEGITDEAELYRVLGRRGIRH from the coding sequence GTGTCGTTTGACTTCGATTCTCTTGCTCCCGACAGCGACCAATACGCCGTCGAATTGGTCGATGCGATCTTGGACCAAGGTTGGCAGCAGGGAGCCAGTGACATTCACTTGCACCCACGTAGCGATTCCTGGGAGATCCTGTTTCGAATTGATGGGGCTTTGGTCCCGATCGCCACGGTTCCCAAAAGCAGCCGCACCGATCCCTCGGCAAGGCTGATGGTTTTGGCCGGTTTGCCAACCTACAAAGTAGGCCAACCATTAGAAGGGCGAATCGACCTGTCTATCGATGCCCGCGATATGCGAGTCGGGTTGTTTCCAACGCTTTATGGACAGCGAGCCGTCATTCGGTTGTTCCGTGCGGAGGCTCAGCTGCATGAACTGGCAACGTTGGGGCTAGGGGAGGAAGTGACTTCGACGCTGGCGGCACTAACGACCGAGACCGAAGGGGCGATTCTGTTAACCGGGCCTGCGGGCAGCGGAAAAACAACCACGCTTTATGCCTGCCTGCGAGCCATCGTCGGACGCCCCGTGCGACGCTCCGTTTTAACGATCGAGGATCCACCCGAATCGGTTTTAGCTGGAGTCAGCCAAAGCCAAATCGATGCCGCCTCGGGGATGAGTCTGGCGGCGGCCTTGCGCAGTGCCGTTCGGCAAGATCCTGAAGTTCTGTTGGTCAGTGAGATCCGTGATCCCGAAACCGCCGAAGCAGCCCTGCAAGCTTCGCTGACAGGGCACTTGGTCTTCTCTTCTCTGCACGCCCCCGATACGGCAACGGCGGTTCAGCGGTTAGTGCAAATGGGCTTGCCGCCCTATTTGATCCGCAGCGGTGTACGAGCTTTATGTAGCCAGCGATTGTTGCGTAAGCGGTGCGTCGAATGCCGTGATGTTCCGCTGATTCGGTCAGGAGAAAACGGACTTCGCGAATGTCCTGAATGTTTAGGCGTTGGTTATCACGGACGCGTCGCGATCGCCGAATTGATGGTCCTGGACGGGGACGACGCGGTAGGCAATGTCGTTGGGGCTTTGCTTGAGGGGACCGTCCCCGCGAATCAGATCGGTCAGGCAGCTGCCGATGCAGGAATGGTGACCTTGGCACAGCGAGCCTGGCAATTGGTCGAAGAAGGGATCACTGATGAAGCTGAACTGTATCGAGTGCTAGGGCGCCGAGGCATCCGGCACTAA
- the sthA gene encoding Si-specific NAD(P)(+) transhydrogenase: MSDMKYDYDLLVIGSGPGGEGAAMQAAKGGKRVAVVERHVSLGGGCTHWGTIPSKALRYSITSTMNALKNPMFREWGIRVSPTMKQLKQGTQAIIGKQVQMRQSFYDRNNVPVLKGTAVFVDDHTVDIEGERVTAGYFVIATGSRPFRPDGVDFSHPAIYDSDTILELDTKPHTITIYGAGVVGTEYASMFRNLGIKVNLVNTRDKLLEFLDDEIIDALSYHLRDQGVLIRHNETFESIEGCEGVGDCGAVLTLKSGKRLKTDVILWANGRQGNTAKLGLEAIGIEPNSRGQLIVDDQFLTARDHIYAVGDVIGYPSLASAAYTQGRAAAMHMLGEKDGNLRVHDIPTGIYTSPEISSVGKTERELTAACIPYEVGQSNFKSLARAQIVGATVGMLKLLFHRETREILGVHCFGVNASEIIHIGQAIMNQPAPNNTIEYFVETTFNYPTMAEAYRVAALNGYNRLF; encoded by the coding sequence ATGAGTGACATGAAATATGACTACGACCTGCTGGTAATTGGTTCGGGCCCTGGCGGTGAGGGAGCCGCAATGCAGGCGGCCAAGGGTGGAAAGCGGGTAGCCGTCGTTGAACGTCATGTCTCGCTCGGTGGTGGTTGCACACACTGGGGAACCATCCCTAGCAAAGCGTTGAGGTATTCGATTACTTCGACGATGAATGCGCTCAAAAACCCCATGTTTCGCGAGTGGGGGATTCGGGTCAGTCCGACGATGAAACAGCTGAAGCAGGGGACGCAAGCGATCATCGGAAAGCAGGTCCAAATGCGACAGTCCTTCTACGATCGGAACAACGTCCCGGTCCTTAAAGGAACGGCTGTATTTGTCGATGACCACACGGTCGACATCGAAGGGGAACGAGTCACTGCGGGCTATTTTGTGATCGCCACGGGATCGCGACCGTTTCGTCCAGACGGTGTCGATTTCAGTCACCCTGCGATCTACGACAGCGATACGATTCTTGAACTGGATACCAAACCGCACACCATCACCATCTACGGTGCCGGAGTGGTCGGAACGGAATACGCTTCGATGTTTCGGAACCTGGGGATTAAAGTCAACCTTGTCAACACTCGAGACAAATTGCTTGAATTTTTGGATGATGAGATCATCGACGCTTTGTCCTACCATTTGCGAGATCAAGGGGTTTTGATTCGTCACAACGAAACCTTTGAATCGATCGAAGGCTGCGAAGGGGTTGGCGATTGTGGTGCGGTGCTAACGCTGAAGAGCGGCAAGCGGTTGAAGACGGACGTGATCTTGTGGGCAAACGGTCGACAAGGAAATACGGCAAAATTGGGGCTGGAAGCGATTGGCATCGAACCCAATTCACGCGGCCAATTGATCGTGGATGATCAGTTCCTGACCGCTCGGGATCATATCTACGCGGTCGGAGACGTGATTGGTTACCCGTCGTTGGCCAGTGCTGCTTATACGCAAGGGCGTGCGGCCGCGATGCATATGCTGGGAGAGAAAGACGGGAATTTACGGGTTCATGATATTCCGACCGGCATCTACACCAGCCCGGAAATCAGTTCGGTTGGCAAGACCGAACGAGAATTGACCGCCGCCTGTATTCCATATGAAGTCGGGCAAAGCAATTTTAAGAGCCTCGCACGAGCCCAGATTGTTGGTGCCACGGTTGGGATGCTGAAATTGCTGTTCCACCGTGAAACCCGCGAGATCCTTGGCGTGCACTGCTTTGGAGTAAACGCATCGGAGATCATTCACATCGGGCAAGCGATCATGAATCAACCGGCTCCCAATAATACGATCGAGTATTTTGTGGAAACGACTTTCAATTACCCCACGATGGCAGAAGCGTACCGCGTTGCCGCTTTGAATGGGTACAATCGATTGTTTTAG
- a CDS encoding carbon-nitrogen hydrolase family protein, protein MQLAAVQMDVTLAAIEKNRDRVTEWTTQAARNGADLIVFPECALTGYCFESREEANDSAMTVDDPRWKPLLECVANNKVHISLGFLEKTPEGSLFNASVLIGPDGMVGGYRKIHLPQLGVDQFVDRGDKEYAPLPAGDANVGLAICYDSSFPEPMRVLGLAGADIIALSTNWPVAAARTAEIVPPARSMENHLYFVAANRVGHERNFDFCGLSSICGPDGIELARAADDSEQILYATADLKLARSKRIERTVGAHVIDRFADRRPEFYKSIIEKKT, encoded by the coding sequence ATGCAACTTGCCGCCGTTCAAATGGATGTCACTCTGGCCGCCATCGAGAAAAACCGCGACCGTGTGACCGAATGGACGACCCAAGCAGCCCGTAACGGTGCCGATTTGATCGTTTTCCCCGAATGTGCGCTAACCGGATACTGTTTTGAAAGTCGCGAGGAGGCAAACGATTCGGCAATGACGGTCGACGACCCTCGCTGGAAACCTTTGCTCGAATGCGTCGCGAATAACAAAGTCCACATCAGCCTTGGTTTTCTAGAAAAAACGCCTGAAGGGTCACTGTTCAACGCAAGTGTCCTGATCGGCCCCGACGGAATGGTTGGCGGCTATCGAAAAATCCATCTTCCTCAGCTTGGTGTCGACCAGTTCGTCGACCGTGGCGACAAGGAATACGCGCCCCTTCCAGCCGGAGACGCAAACGTCGGATTGGCAATCTGCTATGACAGTTCCTTCCCTGAACCGATGCGTGTGCTCGGGTTAGCCGGAGCCGACATCATCGCACTTTCGACAAACTGGCCCGTGGCTGCAGCCCGAACCGCTGAAATCGTGCCGCCCGCTCGAAGTATGGAAAACCACCTTTATTTTGTCGCTGCAAATCGAGTCGGTCACGAACGGAACTTTGATTTCTGTGGATTGAGCAGCATCTGTGGTCCCGACGGGATCGAACTGGCTCGAGCCGCCGACGATTCGGAACAGATTCTCTACGCAACCGCCGACCTGAAATTGGCTCGCAGCAAACGGATCGAACGAACCGTCGGTGCCCATGTCATCGATAGATTCGCCGACCGACGTCCTGAATTCTACAAATCCATCATTGAGAAAAAGACCTAG
- a CDS encoding CPXCG motif-containing cysteine-rich protein: MFDDDPSEDFDDEEGPTSTNIDVEGAYVCDNCGEEIVVPLDIAAGTSQQYVEDCPVCCSPSLIHVEFDAEDRAHVWAEAEQDRY, encoded by the coding sequence ATGTTTGACGACGATCCATCCGAGGACTTCGACGACGAAGAAGGACCGACCTCTACAAACATCGATGTCGAAGGGGCTTACGTTTGCGACAACTGTGGTGAAGAAATTGTTGTCCCGTTAGACATCGCCGCCGGAACAAGCCAGCAGTACGTCGAAGACTGTCCCGTTTGTTGCAGCCCAAGTCTGATCCATGTTGAATTTGACGCCGAGGATCGAGCCCACGTGTGGGCTGAAGCCGAACAAGATCGGTACTAA
- a CDS encoding histone deacetylase family protein, translating to MSKYRLLRQRVFESPNFSPQSLQVPQAATDQQLLTSHSADYIHRVQTGTLTSQEIRRIGFPWSDKMVERSRRSAGATIAAARSALTDGIAANLAGGTHHAFADAGEGFCVFNDSAIAIRTMQAEGLIRRAAVIDLDVHQGNGTASILTGDSSAFTCSVHGVKNFPLRKVPSDLDVSLPDGTKDDEYCAAVEAVFDSLQQDQSQAGNYDLVIYLAGADPYEKDRLGRLSLSMQGLRRRDEKVIGWCRQHKIPVAVAMAGGYANEVEDIVDIHFQTLEVLRQS from the coding sequence ATGTCAAAATACAGGCTGCTTCGACAACGCGTTTTTGAATCACCGAATTTCAGTCCGCAGTCCCTCCAGGTCCCTCAGGCAGCGACCGACCAACAGTTATTGACCAGCCACTCCGCCGACTACATCCACCGCGTGCAAACGGGAACCTTGACGTCCCAGGAAATACGGCGGATCGGATTCCCTTGGTCGGACAAAATGGTCGAACGCTCGCGGCGCAGCGCCGGGGCGACCATCGCGGCGGCTCGTTCCGCCTTGACCGATGGAATCGCCGCCAATTTAGCGGGTGGCACGCATCACGCATTTGCCGACGCGGGGGAGGGCTTCTGTGTCTTCAACGACTCCGCAATCGCCATCCGAACGATGCAAGCCGAAGGGTTGATCCGACGAGCTGCCGTGATCGACCTAGACGTCCATCAAGGAAACGGAACCGCCTCCATCCTGACCGGAGATTCCAGTGCGTTCACTTGTTCGGTCCACGGAGTCAAGAATTTCCCGCTTCGCAAAGTCCCCAGTGACCTAGACGTCAGCCTGCCTGATGGAACCAAAGATGACGAATACTGTGCGGCGGTGGAAGCGGTCTTCGACAGCCTGCAACAAGACCAATCGCAGGCTGGCAACTACGACCTTGTCATCTATCTTGCCGGAGCCGATCCGTACGAGAAAGATCGGCTGGGACGCCTATCGCTAAGCATGCAGGGATTGCGCCGCCGCGACGAAAAGGTGATCGGTTGGTGTCGCCAACACAAAATCCCGGTTGCTGTTGCCATGGCGGGTGGCTATGCAAACGAGGTGGAGGACATTGTGGACATCCATTTCCAAACCCTCGAAGTGCTTCGGCAATCTTAA